In the Populus trichocarpa isolate Nisqually-1 chromosome 1, P.trichocarpa_v4.1, whole genome shotgun sequence genome, one interval contains:
- the LOC7487811 gene encoding clathrin heavy chain 1 has translation MAAANAPITMKEALTLPSLGINPQFINFTHVTMESEKYICIRETAPQNSVVIVDMSMPAQPLRRPITADSALMNPNSRILALKAQLPGTTQDHLQIFNIEMKAKVKSHQMPEQVVFWKWSSANMLALVTQTSVYHWSIEGDSEPVKMFDRTANLQGNQIINYRCDPSEKWLVLIGIAQGPPERPQLVKGNMQLFSVDQQRSQALEAHAASFAAFKVAGNDNASILISFASRSFNAGQLTSKLHVIELGAVPGKPSFTKKQADLFFPPDFADDFPVSMQISQKYGLIYVITKQGLLFVYDLETASAVYRNRISPDPIFLTTDASSVGGFYAVNRRGQVLLATVNEATLVPFVSGQLNNLELAVNLAKRGNLPGAENLVVQRFQELFSQAKYKEAAELAAESPQGILRTPDTVAKFQSVPVQAGQTPPLLQYFGTLLTRGKLNAFESLELSRLVVNQNKKNLLENWLAEDKLECTEELGDLVKTVDNDLALKIYIKARATPKVVAAFAERREFDKILIYSKQVGYNPDYLFLLQTILRTDPQAAVNFALMMSQMEGGCPVDYNTITDLFLQRNLIREATAFLLDVLKPNLPEHGFLQTKVLEINLVTFPNVADAILANGMFSHYDRPRIGQLCEKAGLYIRALQHYTELPDIKRVIVNTHVIEPQALVEFFGTLSREWALECMKDLLLVNLRGNLQIIVQTAKEYCEQLGVDACIKLFEQFKSYEGLYFFLGSYLSSSEDPEIHFKYIEAAAKTGQIKEVERVTRESNFYDPEKTKNFLMEAKLPDARPLINVCDRFGFVPDLTHYLYVNNMLRYIEGYVQKVNPGNAPLVVGQLLDDECAEDFIKGLILSVRSLLPVEPLVEECEKRNRLRLLTQFLEHLVSEGSQDVHVHNALGKIIIDSGDNPEHFLTTNPYYDSRVVGKYCEKRDPTLAVVAYRRGQCDDELINVTNKNSLFKLQARYVVERMDGDLWEKVLSPDNEYRRQLIDQVVSTALPESKSPDQVSATVKAFMTADLPHELIELLEKIVLQNSAFSGNFNLQNLLILTAIKADPSRVMDYINRLDNFDGPAIGEVAVEAQLYEEAFAIFKKFNLNFSAVNVLLDNIRSIDRAVEFAFRVEEEAVWSQVAKAQLREGLVSEAIESFIRADDATQFLEVIKAAEDADVYHDLVRYLLMVRQKSKEPKVDSELIYAYAKIDQLGEIEEFILMPNVANLQNVGDRLYDEALYEAAKIIFRFISNWAKLAVTHVKLNEFQSAVDAARKANSSKTWKEVCFACVDAEEFRLAQICGLNIIIQVDDLEEVSEYYQNRGCFSELISLMESGLGLERAHMGIFTELGVLYARYRPEKLMEHIKLFSTRLNIPKVIRACDEQQHWKELTYLYIQYDEFDNAATTIMNHSPEAWDHMQFKDVVVKVANVELYYKAVHFYLQEHPDLINDLLNVIALRVDHTRVVDIMRKAGQLRLVKPYMVAVQSNNVSAVNEALNGIYIEEEDYDRLRESIELHDNFDQIGLAQKIEKHELLEMRRVAAYIYKKAGRWKQSIALSKKDNLYKDCMETCSQSGERELSEELLVYFIEQGKKECFAACLFVCYDMIRPDVALELAWMNNMIDFAFPYLLQFIREYTSKVDELIKEKLEALSEVKAKEKEEKDMVAQQNMYAQLLPLALPAPPMPGMGGGFAPPPMGGMGMPPMPPYGMPSMAPY, from the exons TATTGTCGATATGAGCATGCCTGCGCAGCCTCTGAGAAGGCCTATCACGGCCGATTCCGCCTTGATGAATCCTAATTCCCGAATTCTCGCTCTCAAAG cTCAACTCCCGGGAACTACTCAGGATCATTTACAGATATTTAATATCGAAATGAAAGCGAAAGTGAAATCACATCAAATGCCTGAGCAG GTTGTGTTTTGGAAGTGGAGTAGTGCTAACATGCTGGCCTTGGTAACACAGACTTCTGTTTATCACTGGTCAATTGAAG GTGATTCGGAGCCTGTGAAGATGTTTGATAGGACAGCTAATCTGCAAGGTAATCAGATAATCAACTATAGATGTGATCCTTCAGAGAAGTGGTTGGTCCTCATTGGAATTGCTCAAGGTCCTCCAGAG AGGCCACAATTGGTCAAAGGGAATATGCAGCTTTTCTCTGTGGATCAGCAGCGTAGTCAGGCTCTTGAAGCACATGCAGCGTCATTTGCGGCATTTAAA GTTGCAGGAAATGATAATGCTTCAATCCTTATCTCTTTTGCATCAAGGTCATTTAATGCTGGACAACTAACATCAAAGTTGCATGTTATTGAACTTGGTGCTGTGCCAG GCAAACCATCATTTACTAAGAAGCAAGCAGACCTGTTCTTTCCACCAGACTTCGCTGATGATTTTCCTGTGTCAATGCAG ATATCCCAAAAGTATGGCTTAATATATGTGATCACAAAGCAAGGACTTCTATTTGTTTATGACCTAGAGACTGCTAGCGCGGTTTATAGAAACCGAATCAGTCCAGATCCTATATTTTTGACGACTGATGCTTCTTCAGTAGGTGGCTTCTATGCAGTCAATAGGAGAGGACAGGTTTTGCTTGCCACTGTAAATGAAGCAACACTTGTGCCTTTCGTTAGTGGCCAG TTAAACAATCTTGAACTTGCTGTTAATCTTGCAAAAAGAGGAAATCTTCCTGGTGCTGAAAATCTG GTTGTCCAGAGGTTTCAGGAGTTATTTTCTCAGGCAAAGTATAAGGAGGCTGCAGAACTTGCGGCAGAATCTCCACAAGGAATCCTGCGCACTCCTGACACTGTTGCTaaatttcag AGTGTTCCGGTGCAAGCTGGGCAAACACCACCATTGCTGCAGTACTTTGGAACTCTGTTGACTAGAGGAAAACTCAATGCTTTCGAGTCATTGGAATTATCACGCCTTGTTGTAAATCAGAATAAGAAAAATCTTCTGGAGAATTGGTTGGCAGAGGACAAGCTTGAATGCACTGAAGAGCTTGGAGATCTTGTGAAG ACAGTTGATAATGACCTTGCATTGAAGATATATATCAAAGCTAGGGCAACTCCAAAAGTTGTTGCAGCATTTGCTGAGAGGAGGGAGTTTGACAAGATTCTTATATACTCAAAGCAG GTTGGCTATAATCCTGATTATTTGTTCCTTCTCCAAACAATATTGCGGACAGACCCTCAG GCTGCTGTTAATTTTGCTCTAATGATGTCTCAAATGGAGGGAGGTTGCCCAGTCGATTACAACACAATAACTGATCTATTCCTTCAG AGGAATTTGATCCGTGAGGCAACAGCATTTTTGTTGGATGTTCTGAAGCCAAATTTGCCTGAGCATGGATTCCTTCAAACTAAg GTTTTGGAGATCAATCTTGTGACATTTCCAAATGTTGCAGATGCTATATTAGCCAATGGTATGTTTAGTCATTATGATCGCCCACGGATTGGCCAACTCTGTGAAAAAGCTGGGTTGTATATTCGAGCGCTTCAG CACTATACCGAGTTGCCTGATATAAAACGTGTTATTGTGAACACACATGTTATTGAGCCTCAG GCTCTTGTTGAGTTCTTTGGCACTCTTTCTCGAGAATGGGCTCTTGAATGTATGAAAGATCTTCTTCTAGTCAACCTGAGGGGCAACCTTCAGATTATTGTGCAG ACTGCCAAAGAATACTGTGAGCAATTGGGTGTGGATGCATGCATAAAGCTCTTTGAGCAGTTTAAGTCGTATGAAGGACTGTATTTCTTTTTGGGTTCATATTTGAGCTCCAG TGAGGATCCTGAAATCCACTTCAAGTACATTGAAGCGGCTGCGAAAACTGGGCAGATTAAGGAGGTAGAACGTGTGACGCGTGAATCTAACTTCTATGATCCTGAAAAGACAAAGAACTTTTTAATGGAAGCCAAACTTCCAGATGCACGTCCATTGATCAATGTTTGTGATCGTTTTGGATTTGTCCCGGACCTTACCCATTACCTGTACGTAAACAATATGCTTCGCTATATTGAGGGTTATGTTCAAAAG GTCAATCCAGGAAATGCTCCTTTAGTTGTAGGACAACTTCTTGATGATGAATGTGCTGAAGATTTCATTAAAGGCCTTATTCTTTCAGTTCGTTCTCTTCTGCCAGTTGAGCCCTTAGTGGAGGAGTGTGAGAAAag GAATCGTCTCCGCTTGCTCACTCAGTTCTTGGAGCATCTAGTCAGTGAGGGAAGCCAGGATGTGCATGTTCACAATGCTCTTGGTAAAATCATTATCGACAGTGGCGACAATCCAGAGCATTTTCTTACCACCAACCCATATTACGATTCACGTGttgttggtaaatattgtgaGAAGCGGGATCCCACCCTTGCTGTTGTTGCCTACCGAAGAGGACAGTGTGATGATGAACTAATCAATGTCACAAACAAGAATTCATTGTTCAAACTGCAGGCCAG ATATGTTGTAGAACGGATGGATGGTGATCTCTGGGAGAAAGTCCTTAGTCCTGATAATGAGTATAGACGGCAGCTGATTGATCAGGTTGTATCGACTGCTTTGCCTGAAAGCAAGAGTCCTGATCAAGTTTCAGCAACTGTTAAAGCTTTCATGACAGCTGATCTTCCACATGAACTGATCGAACTTCTTGAAAAGATTGTTCTCCAAAATTCTGCTTTCAGTGGAAATTTCAATCTGCAAAACCTGCTCATCTTGACTGCCATCAAGGCTGATCCATCAAGAGTTATGGATTACATTAATAGGCTAGACAACTTTGATGGTCCTGCAATTGGGGAGGTTGCTGTGGAAGCTCAATTGTATGAAGAGGCGTTTGCCATTTTCAAGAAGTTCAATCTGAATTTTTCAGCTGTCAATGTCCTGCTGGATAATATTCGCAGCATTGATCGAGCTGTGGAGTTTGCATTCCGGGTGGAAGAAGAAGCTGTCTGGAGCCAAGTGGCCAAGGCCCAACTGCGAGAGGGACTAGTGAGTGAAGCAATTGAGTCATTTATCCGTGCAGACGATGCTACTCAATTTTTGGAAGTCATAAAGGCTGCCGAGGATGCAGATGTATATCATGACTTGGTGAGGTACCTTCTAATGGTGAGGCAAAAGTCCAAGGAGCCCAAGGTGGATAGTGAACTCATTTATGCATATGCTAAAATTGATCAActgggtgaaattgaagagttCATTCTCATGCCTAATGTCGCTAATCTCCAAAATGTTGGAGATCGCTTATATGATGAAGCCCTGTACGAGGCAGCAAAGATTATATTTAGATTTATTAGTAACTGGGCGAAGTTAGCTGTTACACATGTTAAGCTAAACGAGTTCCAAAGTGCTGTTGATGCAGCTCGAAAAGCAAACAGCTCGAAAACATGGAAAGAAGTCTGCTTTGCTTGTGTTGATGCTGAGGAATTCCGCTTGGCTCAGATATGTGGTCTCAACATCATCATACAG GTTGATGATTTGGAAGAGGTCAGTGAGTATTACCAGAACAGAGGATGCTTCAGTGAGCTCATCTCTCTAATGGAAAGTGGGCTTGGTTTGGAACGTGCGCATATGGGCATCTTCACTGAGTTGGGAGTTTTATATGCGAGATACCGCCCTGAGAAGCTTATGGAGCACATCAAATTGTTCTCAACTCGTCTCAACATCCCCAAGGTTATACGGGCTTGTGATGAACAACAGCACTGGAAGGAACTGACTTATTTATACATCCAATATGATGAATTTGACAATGCTGCTACCACTATAATGAACCACTCTCCAGAAGCTTGGGACCACATGCAATTCAAAGATGTTGTAGTAAAAGTTGCAAATGTTGAGCTCTACTACAAGGCTGTGCACTTTTACTTGCAAGAGCATCCAGACCTAATCAATGATCTTCTTAATGTGATTGCTCTTCGTGTTGACCATACTAGAGTGGTGGACATAATGCGAAAG GCTGGTCAGCTCCGCCTTGTTAAGCCATACATGGTTGCAGTTCAGAGCAACAATGTCTCTGCTGTAAATGAAGCACTGAATGGAATTTACATTGAGGAGGAGGACTATGACAGACTTCGTGAATCTATTGAGTTGCATGATAATTTTGACCAGATAGGTCTTGCACAGAAG ATTGAGAAACACGAGCTTCTGGAGATGAGACGTGTTGCTGCTTACATATACAAGAAAGCTGGAAGGTGGAAGCAGTCAATTGCTTTGTCAAAGAAAGACAATCTTTACAAAGATTGTATGGAAACTTGTTCACAGTCTGGTGAAAGGGAACTTTCTGAGGAGTTGCTTGTCTATTTCATTGAGCAG GGAAAGAAAGAGTGCTTTGCAGCTTGCCTCTTTGTTTGTTATGATATGATCCGACCAGATGTTGCTCTTGAGCTGGCTTGGATGAACAACATGATTGATTTTGCGTTCCCATATCTCTTGCAG TTCATCCGTGAGTACACAAGCAAAGTAGATGAACTCATCAAGGAAAAACTTGAGGCTCTTAGTGAGGTGAAGGCTaaagagaaagaggagaagGACATGGTTGCTCAGCAG